The genomic interval CCGCGGCCTGCAGTCGGCGTTTCACGCGCCTGGCGAACGCGCTGTCCACGTTCGCGACGTTCGCGGAGCGCGGGTCGTCCACCCAGACGCGCGCCGAGAGCTCTATCGCGTTCTCCCCGAGCGACGTGACGTGCACGGCGGGTGCGGGCTCGCTCGCGAGGCGGTCGTCGTCGCTTGCGGCGTCGAGGATGACCTCGGTGGCGGCGTCGAGGTCGGTGTCGTACCCGACGAGCACGCGCTCGGTGAGCCGGTACTTCCCCCTGGAGAAGGGGTTGCGGATGGCGTTCGTGGAGAGCTGGGTGTTCGGGACGGTGAGGACTTCGTCGGCGGGCGTGCGGACGCGGGTGACGCGGAGGTCGATGCGTTCGACCGTGCCCGCCTCGTCGTTCCACTCGATGTAGTCGCCGACGTTGAAGTCGGGGTCGGCGACGAGGAAGAGGCCGCTCACGAGGTTCCCGATGACGTCCTGGCCGGCGACGCCGACCGCGAGCGTGCCGGCGGCGACGATCATCGTGGAGCCGGCGACGAGGCCGCCGAACCCGGCGGCGGCGGTGGCCAACGGTATCGCGGCGACGACGAACAACACGGTCGTGTACTGTTCGAGCGCGTTCACGAGCGTCGGGTTGTTCCGGTTGCGCGCGGCGACGACGCGACTCACCATCGGCCTGACGACCAGGTGGCCGAGCAGGGAGACGGCGAGCAGCGTCCCGCAGAAGAGGGCGGCGCTCTCGAACCACTCGCTGTACTGTGAGAGCAGTGATCCGAGCGTCACCACCGGTCTACACTCCTGTTCATACCCGGGGTTCGGGGGCGGACGGGGTAACTCTCCCGGCTACTGGGTGTCGGCGAGCCGGCGGACGCGCTCGATGGTGTCCGCGTCCGCGGGGTCTTTGTCGTCGCGCACGCCGAGGAAGCGGGGGAAACGGAGGGCGTAGCCCGCGGAGTACGTGGGGGACTCCTGTATCTCCTCGTACCCGACCTCGAAGACGACCGCGGGTTCGAGGTCGACGTCCTGGCCGTCCTGACTCCGGATGTGGGGTTCCAGGCGGTCGGTGAGGTCTGCGAGTTCCGCGTCCGTGATGCCGGTCGCGACCTTTCCGAGCGTCTCGTACGCTTCGGTCTCGCTGTTCCACGCGGAGAGGAGGAAGGTTCCGAGGAAGGAGGCTCTGCGGCCTTCGCCCCACTCCGCGCCGGTGACGACGAGGTCGAGGGTCTCCACGTCGGGCTTGCGCTTCAGCCAGTTCTTCCCGCGCTTTCCGGGCGAGTACGCGGAGTCGGGGTTCTTGAGCATGATGCCCTCGTGGCCGGTTTCGAGCGCGCGCGCTTCGATGTCGCCGATTTCGTCGGGGTCGTCGGTGAGCGCGAGGTCGGAGACGCCCGCGGAGAGCGCGTCCGCGAGTCGATCGTGGCGCTCGGTGAGCGGCCGGTCGAGCAGGTCGTCGCCGTCGTGGTGGAGGCAGTCGAACGCCCGCAGTTCCACTTCGACCTCCTCGCGCATCCGGTCGACGTCGTGCTTCCGGCGGAACCGCCGCAGGATCTCCTGGAACGGGAGGGGGTCGCCGTCCTCGTCGGTGGCGATGACCTCGCCGTCGAGAATCGCGGGGGCGTCGAGTTCGTCTTCAGCGAACTCTACGACCTCGGGAAGCGCGCCCGTGACGTCCTCCATGTTCCGCGAGTAGAGCGACACCTCGTCGTCGTAGTGGAGTTGGACGCGCGCGCCGTCGAACTTCGTCTCCACCGCGACCGTCCCCCACTCCGCGACGGCGTCCGTGATGGTGCCGGCCTGCGCGAGCATCGCCTGCACGGGCCGCCCGACTTCGAGGTGGATGTCGTCCAACCCCGCCTCGCCGTCGTCGCGCGCGGTCTCGGCGACGAGGCCGTAGTCGTTCGACACCTGGAGCGCGCGCTCCACCGACTCGACGGGCACGTCGAACGCCTCGGCGATGCCGTCGCGAACGGTGCCTTCGCCGACGCCGATGCGCATCTCGGAGAGCACGAGGCGGGCGAGGT from Salarchaeum japonicum carries:
- a CDS encoding mechanosensitive ion channel family protein gives rise to the protein MTLGSLLSQYSEWFESAALFCGTLLAVSLLGHLVVRPMVSRVVAARNRNNPTLVNALEQYTTVLFVVAAIPLATAAAGFGGLVAGSTMIVAAGTLAVGVAGQDVIGNLVSGLFLVADPDFNVGDYIEWNDEAGTVERIDLRVTRVRTPADEVLTVPNTQLSTNAIRNPFSRGKYRLTERVLVGYDTDLDAATEVILDAASDDDRLASEPAPAVHVTSLGENAIELSARVWVDDPRSANVANVDSAFARRVKRRLQAADVSLAPASQQAVSGTLDVSMEGER
- the ligA gene encoding ATP-dependent DNA ligase LigA; translated protein: MEFAEFAERASAIEAEPADLDVVSLVADLFAAAGDDLAVVARFVQGRVFPAYSETKLDIGPNYCYEAIARAAGPNTDREDVEAALADAGDIGAVAASYDLGGQQGLGAFTSGGGRDALTVREVYDELAALAAAEGAGSQDEKITVLFGLFNRCSSEEARYLARLVLSEMRIGVGEGTVRDGIAEAFDVPVESVERALQVSNDYGLVAETARDDGEAGLDDIHLEVGRPVQAMLAQAGTITDAVAEWGTVAVETKFDGARVQLHYDDEVSLYSRNMEDVTGALPEVVEFAEDELDAPAILDGEVIATDEDGDPLPFQEILRRFRRKHDVDRMREEVEVELRAFDCLHHDGDDLLDRPLTERHDRLADALSAGVSDLALTDDPDEIGDIEARALETGHEGIMLKNPDSAYSPGKRGKNWLKRKPDVETLDLVVTGAEWGEGRRASFLGTFLLSAWNSETEAYETLGKVATGITDAELADLTDRLEPHIRSQDGQDVDLEPAVVFEVGYEEIQESPTYSAGYALRFPRFLGVRDDKDPADADTIERVRRLADTQ